DNA from Clarias gariepinus isolate MV-2021 ecotype Netherlands chromosome 23, CGAR_prim_01v2, whole genome shotgun sequence:
CTTCTCTTGATCACTTGGGTTTGTTGACTGtggagtgactggttgctttacttcccaggaagccctcatgtctgtgtttttttcaggtcctctcttttagttatgctgttacaGTTTATCCTGCCGGAGTAACTgattgcactctgcactaaatatacaagTACATTCACCTTACACATGTGACTGTGACCCGATAGAAactcatctctctttctcttctactcatctctctctcccctttctctctgtcgagctacacatggtGGCCCTGAGCtgcccataataataataataataattagaactttattgatcccagagggaaattgcttattcgcatatcccagcgtaattggggtcagagcgcaaggtcagccatgatacagggccccctggagcagttagggttaagaaCCTTGCTCAAGTGCCCAACTGTGGCAACCTGGTAGCGCTGGTggtcgaaccgccgatcttctgatcagtaactcagtgccttaaccctttgagctaccactgccgaCATACAGATCCcttgccctccagacctgtctgactgATGGAGTCATGGGGATCTTGGTGCATAGAGgcccgtgtggtctgcttgggatgcgtgtggtgactgagaatggttccactttaccatgaagatggtcctgtcctcagctgatgcagacagctgttctctgaggacttgtggcTGCAGTcgttcaatagttcaggactggaactccCTACAGTTCTGTaactgagcctccaataacgagactccatgttaacttcaacacatctcctgttacagtatattgaacttccagctgcctaacacaaaGTATAACTGCAAATCACATCCTGCTATTtattatcacccagatgaggatgttGAGTCTCAGTCCTCTCAAGGTCTCTTTCCtactcagggagtttttccttgccactgtcgccctcggcttgctcatcagggacaaactgatcatttcaattcatacatattttctcactcatttcataattttcttttgattctggaaagctgctttgcaaataaaatttagttttctacaccaagaaataaataaataaaaatataaataaatcccaAATCACATTAAAAGTATTCTTTGTACataatcaattatttattaCTGTGACTATGAAGTTTATTTAATACCACCACTTTCATAATGTTACTAGTTTGCATAAAACTTTAAAGTTAATCTCAGAGGTCTTTGTTCTTTTGGTTTCTGTCCTTCTGTGACACATAAAATTTCGGACATGACAATGAAGGCAGAACAGGTTAACCCTGCTATTcaccttcttttatttatggcaACACAGCTAACTAGCTCCTAACCCAAGGCTGAATTTTAAATCGCTCTGTTATTTACTACTGTATTTACTACTGTTAGTGTATACTACTGTTATTTGTGTTGGCGgaacaaaataactggttaaataaagaaactaatCATAATCAGTTTTGCTGGATATCTAAAAGAACAGCACTGACCCATGTGTGATGTTGCTTAAGTGTAATCTACAACAAGAATTAATTTCTCTTGTAgcacattattaaaatgaactttaaataggaaaaagaaTGAACTGCCATTATACTTCAGATTACACCATCACTACCTTTTTTCTAGTCTTTGATTCTTTTATGTTGTATTACATACAACATTTGCAAAGACAGTTTTAATTATCATTCTATATTTGGACTTGCTCATCGTTTGCTCAATcccaaaaaacaaatatgtgTAGGAACACTTACATAGAACTGGAAGTGCAGAAAGTCAGATAAAACTTTCGGGACCGCTACAGGGAATTGGCTGAGCAACGTTTGCAGATACACCTCCAGCTCCTTCTGCCTTTTTTCCACAAGGGTTTTGGAATTTTTACCAATTATCTTCTTCGGCGGCAGAAGATGTTTGTCAATCTTCTTCTCTGAAGTGAGCTGAAAGACACATAATCCATGCAAtaccttacatactgtatgtcatcatTTAACAAATGGATAAGGAACATGTGAACAATGTTCTCATTCAAGTTTAAATAATGCTCATTTGCATTGTTAattttgtaaacaaaaatattgaCTCAAATTATTAACTGACGAACTAGATTTCATGTTAAGGACAAGACTAAGTGTCTTCTTTGAAAACAATAACCATGAATgaaattatttctatttttcattaATGAATAACAACTAAATAATGAGGTAAATGTGAAGGACAGatatgtttgattttttttctttttattcaaaaAGCTGCACACATGTACATTGCAAACTGTAGTAAGTTtgacattaataaataataataattaaaaaaaaaaaaatttatccacAAACTGGAATCAAAAACAAACCTTCCGTTACCTGATATGGCTCTCCTTGCTTTTGTGAGAAAACGAACAAAAGATTAACAATTTATGTGATAACTTAATTgccaaaacagacaaaaaaaaaaaaaaaaaaaaggatagtaAAAAGTGAAAAGCGTTTGAATACCAGCTGTTCAGAAATGTACGAAAAAGCAAGCACACATTACGATTTATGCAACAGTAAGGCAGATTGTGAACATAACGTTGCATTCATACAGTTAGCTTTACTTTTAAATGCGTAGCATAACATGTTAACCACCCTGTTATACTGTTATAAACAGTAGCGTATAGTACATACTGCATTTTCATTTACCTGGCTAACAGTCGACTCTGACAGTGGtcacaatttaaattaaacacgcGTGAATACAATTCCTGCAACTTTTATAGCATCAGAAACTGCAGTTACTATTTCGCAGGAAGGACGAAAGTAGTAGCATCATTCATCCAGCGTTTATCTCCGATTCCCATCTGTTTTTAACAAAGGACAGGGAGTCATGCAAGTCTCTTATCTGAGATCTCCTGATTTACGATGCTCTGACAGCACTGTAGCCTCTAACAGTCTTGTTCTTCTGCAAGCTTTTTGCAACTGCTCTagttacagtataaacaaaataacctacAATCATAATGAAACCATGTTGTTTGGAGCCTACTCACAGTTTAGTGGACAAACCAAACGCAATTTTAGTGACTGTTTTATTAAACCTTAAACATAATATTGGAATTATACTTTTAttccaaaatataaacataatattataaaattagaCAAACCGAAGGTACTTTCCATGAATTTgtgaaattttaaatcaaaatatgtGGCCTAACAGtcttcattttctataccgcttatcctgtacagggttgcaggaagCATGGAGACTATCGCAGGACACCTCAGGCATAAGGTGGTACAggccaatccactgcagggcacacatgcacacaccacacactatgagcaatctGAGAACAACAATTAGCCATcaccaatctgcatgtctttggactatctGAGAAAACCTGGAGGACTCGCAGGaaacggggagaacatgaaaactccaagCACATGGACCCaaagcgggaatcgaacctgcgAACATGCATGTGCGAagtcacagtgctaactactacaccactgTATAGCCTGACCTAACAGAATGTGATTTAATTTTTATCAACtagaatatttttatatataaaataatatcttATTAAATAAGATAGACTACAACTAAGatcaaaactaaaactaaaataatctgCCAAAATTAACACGTCGTTTGCAAGCGAAGCTGGAATAATAAAGCTGACTAAACAATAATGGGCATGTTTCACCATGCGTTTATCGAATCAGTCTTGCCCTTATCTTTGGTGGCATGTTTTGGTCATGCATCTGTAAAAGCGAGAAATTCCTTAAAGCAGATAGGTAAATGGTCTAGTTTATTGGTTGGTGAGTCACAGTTGTATCCAACATCTCTACAGAGGCTACATCTATTTTAAGTTATGACTCCCACTCTCTGCACAGTGAGTTTCAGCTTCTTACTTCTGGACGGTTTTGGAGGTTTTTAGTCCCAAAGCACAGAACATAGCGGTATAaaacaagctaaaaaaaaatttatgtcgTTGCCATCATTTACTGCAGAACAAATTTAACTGCGAGTATAAATTAAGCAACTTAATCTAACCTATAGCTATTATAAACTTGCCAGTATAATCTATGGTGAAAAATATGCATCAATGAAAAAGGTTTTtgcaaaacatttaaaggatgttttatttgtatgcagTATGTTAATTAGGAATTAGTTAGTATGAACTGTATATCCACTGCATACAAGATTATAACATACCTTTTCGTGCAGTTCATGAAAGTCACTGTAGCGATGCTTTACAGTCCACCGGTGCTCCCCAACCTTCACCTCGATTATATAAACCTAAACAGAGGCAAATCAGAAAGAAATCGTGTTAGCAATTGCAACAGTTCTTGATGGTTCTGCATTTTGGACATCTAACTAGAACTTACAACAAGGTGAGTTTTCTTAATGAATATATAGGTTTACTATTCTCTCATAACTGCAACTCATTATCTCCCAAGTGTCCCACCAACTTTAAATGTGAAACCAAAGGATCCCAAAGACAGCAGTTTGGTGAAGATGTCCTGGTGGAAAACGAAATCAAGAACACGTCCCCAAACATGGAGGCGAACATTTATTCAAGACCTCAATACACTAAACATCACAACTGAACAAGCTACGGAGACCCTCCGGCAAGATCAGAAACATTGGAAAGTACTTGCTGCCTGACAAGTTACTTATTTagttatgattttatatatgtacacacacacacacacacacacacacacacacaatcattcatatACACAGAGAAACACACTACAAAAACAATTTATGAACACaatttaacctaatctgcatgtctttggtctgtgggaggtaaccagagcactcggaggaaacccgccaagcacggggagaaaacagaccccttgaccctggaggttcaagcCCACGGTGATAACAACTTCGTACCTCCAACAGAAAAATTCACATATAACAGttttctcttttaattctatgtccGGCGCTTACACATTTATATAACAAGCTTAAAGGCCACATCCAAATCATTTCATTCTCTCGtacaaaaaaattctgataTTGCCATATATTTCTAAATATGTTTAATACATTATGAATTAATGctgatttgactttttttttggggggggggggattagtTAATGATTTATCAACCATTTTAAAACagtgtaataaaaaattataaaagcaacctgtgtaaacaaacaaactcatcTAAATTATACAGCTTTCActttctttataattatttcacCAAAATAGTTTACAGTCTACAGAAAGTAATACAATTTCATCACATCCGGAAGTACTGTGAGGCGCGAGACGAACCAAACGAACTTAACTAGCTGGTTAACGCTGTGTGAACTAGCTTTGTAGCTAACATAAATTGGATGATAAACCTGAAAGCAATGTTAGAgccataaaaatacatttttattatagtgAGCTGTATGAGCCAATTAGCTAGTTATAGTTTAGCAGTGTTTCTCTCGCTAGCTCAAAGGTCTCGTCGATTGTTTCCAAGCTTTCTGTGAACTTAAAAACACATAACCAAGCTGGTTAAACAAGCCAGTTAACTAAATCTGCGCAGTTGTATCCATACAACATAACGTTGATAAATAATATCATGTTGTCTttgcgataatttcacggattTTGACGTAAACATTGGCTCAGTCCCAAACCTCCCCTTCCTCACTATAAAAGAAAACTACAATGCACTCGAGTGTATACCCTATCTAGTGCACTCTATGTCCACTAGAGAGGCGATTATGACGCGGCCCACAGGATAACTGTCAGAAGATAAGCGGGAGCACTATCAGAGCATTCTCGGGACACTGGATCAGGAGAAGCCCAAGCGCAGCATCTAAGCACACTTTATTATATTCATAGGATGCATATTAATGTTCAATAACTTGTACCGTGTAGTTCTCCACCAGTTCCGATCCAACGATGCAAACACTTCTTTCTGTGTTTTGCTCCGTAAACCCCTCGCAGTCCATTTTCCCCAGGTTACAATTTTCTGCTACACCATCATACAAAAACCTGAACCCGGACAATGACAACGTCTGATGCAGAAATGTCAGCTGAAATGTGCAAAGAAAACATTCAGTCCCCGTCCATGACTGTTGTGATTCGAGCAGAGAACACAGACACAGGCTGGATCATTTCCCTCTACTCTTGTAGTTCTGAAAACATGAAGTCCAACAGCGCCTACTGGTGTACTGGAGAGCGGAAGCTGGCTCCCTGACGCACTGTGTGTTGTGATACTTTGCTATTAAAACCAGCAGTAACCTTTTTATCAATTTGATTTACACTAacgcttctattggatcgggCTAATTCTGTATGTTATTATttgaatgaggatgggttccctgttgagtctggttcctctcaaggtttcttctcagggagtttttccttgctcatcagggacagtcttatcattttgattcatacacattcttatttcatacaaacttaaatcattctttttatcgtgtaaagctgctttacgacAATGTCAATAGTTAAAAGCGCTacacaagtaaatttaaattgaattaaactacACAGGGGCTTACGCCCACTATGTGCAACACTGTTTTTTGGCTGCGCATGACCTTGGCACcggttcaccggttttccttccttgtaGCACTTTTGGAATTTTCTGACCAATGCAGTTCAGGatcatcccacaagagctgcagttttggagttgctctaacTCAGTGCTCtggccatcacaatttggctcttatcaaagtcactcaaatcatTATGCTTGTACATTTTTTCTACATGAAATTTAGGGACAAAAGCTTcactgcctaatatatcccacccacttccaggtgcTTTGTAACTGCACCTACTGCGACACTGCCAAATTGTGCTGGCTAGTGGACTGGGTCAAAGAAATTCCGTACCTGCAGCTCTTGTGagatgttcccaggctgcatTGGTCAGCGCCTACCGaaagtaatccaaggaaggaaaaccagtggtACTAGAGACCAAcactcactgatgcacatggggagtgaaggctggcctgtgtaaTCTGATCCAATGTGAAAGCTGCTGTAGCTTAAATTGCTGAAAAGGATAATGCTGGTTTCCAGCAATGGCTGTCAGAACACGGAAGTCATTTCTGTTTTGGGTGCAAAAGAGGGGCCTACATAATATTAAGTCTTTAAATGACGACTCAAGAcgtatctgtttcttcaatacttggactaatcccctcaaaaaaaaatcacaacagtgtttgactgatggcacttggttagtaacccagtgtaagtatctatccatgactggataagagcgtctgccaaatgcctaaacgtAAGTACGTGGTCATAACATTATGGCAGTTCAATGTATGGTCACAAGAATGTGGACATTTGACTATATAGTTACAAATGTTTAATTtcaggttttaaaataattttttttaaataatatgtcattagtggttagcactatggcctcgcacctccagggtcaagggttcaaatACCACTTCAGGTCtgcgtgtgtggagtttgcatgttcttcctgtgcttgatgggttgtCTCTGTGTACTCCggcttcctcccacaatccaaagacatgcagattaggttaattggggtttccaaattgcccatagattGGGAATGACCATCGTGCATTGACCTGCCAACCCGCCCTCtgaagtaactgccacagaaacgatGGCTATATCAGATATAATGTCACTCAAAGTGACCGATGGCATGTGGACAGaccaaaatagcaaaaaaatacCTCACAGGGGGCCTTGCccatgtacacaggataagcaatataaaagatggataaatgaataaatgttattcTTCGATTTCCCTCAGGATATAATAATCTATCTTATTTTAACCAGTACAAAAGCTAAATAACACCAAAGTCTCCAAAACATGCAACCGTTAGAAACTTTTTACTAACTGCaatgaaagtaataaaaaaaaaaaaacagatgtaaaGAAAGAAGTTTGGTACGGCTATCATATAGCACTGCCTTGCACTTTTACACAAAACCAAAGCCTGCCACATGGTGGAGCCATGGGTTGAATTACTGCCTCACAGCTCAAGGGtccctggtgagatcctgagcTCTGGTAACTGTCTGGTCGagttttacatgtttttcaCCTATCCCTCCAGGCTCTCGGGTTACATTTCATTTCCCCAAAACATGCTGGTATGTGGATTATCTTCTCTAAATTACCCCAATGTGCATGGTACTATCCATGTTGTTTTGTGCACCCAGTATGTACCCAAGGAGAATAATGTGGTtattgtaaatgaataaattaatatctGGCTTTGTGTTGTTTTCAAAATTACATGTGAAATCACAATACACGGGTTGACTTAGGATTTAGGAGTTGGAGGGGTGCTACCTGTTTAATGGATGTTTAATTTTATAGCCTCGGAACTGAATTTAATCTTAAAAGGTGACAAACACAGGCTGTAAGGTGACAGACATATATCTGTTTATGTTTTAGGAGTCCAATTTAACTGTCTACTATTGGGTCAATAGACCACAAGACTTTAGCCTTTATTCGTTGGTAGTTTTTacatcatttctttctttcttttttatcttttaaaatccCATGAAGGCTTTCAATTGGAATAACTGGGATGTTTTGTACATAGACTGCATTTAACTATCCAACTGCTGATGTgagttggagtttttaatatgGCATGGCTATAAGGCCAAAAACAATTATCTTATATCCCCAAATTATATAAGGCAGGAGCGTTGGCTCAACATTTAAGACTTTGGGTTACTAAACCAAAGGTCAGGGTTCAAAGACCAGGACCACAAAGGAGCCATTTTTGGACCCTGAAGCAGGGGCCTTAATCCTATCTGCTGCAAGCGTGCTGTATCATGACTGACCCTTTGCTCTGAGCCCAGTTTCCTAATGACCTGGGATATGGGGGGAAATgttgtaatgtatgtgtgatgaGTAAAAATAGTACAGTAGTTATTCTGTTGTTATGGCTATGAAATGTGTACTTCCTGGTAATTATTTCATACTGATCTGCAAAAAAGACTTTACTTTGAGAATTCATACAAAGTGACATACAGTGTATAGATTCTTGTGGTTCCAGAAGTCTAATAAACCATTTGACTTTATCTCactaatttttaaatgcaacaatatactgtactataaccACTATAACCTCAGTGCTTCCATAACAACTGCCTTGACGGAAGTAAAACATTAAcccatttttatgaaaaaaagtagTTAAAGTTCTTTCTTCCATCTTATTATTAAGCAGAAGCTCAGCTCCACTTTCTATTTACATGACCTAAAAGTAGAAGTGCTATTAAACCTCTAATTAGAAGCTAGAAGATGCCTAAAAATGTGCTCTAGGACACAGGATATCAATATAGACTAGTCATTGATCATTTCCTTCCACCTAATAGGTAAATGAACAGACATATATGTGTTAGCTGTAACAATGCATGTTGTACTAAAATATATCATCAGCTGATATTAACATGATTTTATTGTCTTGTTCATTAATAATCCCAAATTTAAGACAAATCTGGCACAGATGCCAGCCTCATCTGGTCTTTTTATGATCTGTTATGAGACTTTTCCTTATTCATGTGGTACAAGAAGGCTAAAGCAAGGTTGTGTAATAAGTATTGGCATGCATAGACTAAACTGTCAGAacatattatgattattattaattgttttagCAAAGgcaaaaataatgttaatgttttaatatactttgagaatgtttttcttttaacggCAATGTTTTGCTGTGTACACTGTACATTGTTTTCCATCCAGTGTGTATAAGTTATGAATAAGCATTACTTCAGCTTCCCTAATATATAAAATCAGTAATATGAGACTACAGTGTAGTTGGTGTTATTTTTACCCCTGTCAGGGGTGCTTCTTTGGCAGTTTGTGAAACACTAGCTTCCCATTACAACTCACACTCAGGTTTTTTAAAGATATGGTGACTTTTAGTCTGTCTAATGGTTTAGATGATTGTTATTGGTCTtcttgacacaaccctcccattttatctgggcttgggacccaAATGGCATCCAGTGGCTGCGGTTTGGACATTGGGTGGGAACTGAACCAAGACATGGATGATTAAGTGTGTCAAAATGGGAATTCAGTGAAAACATGTTGCTTCAAGGTGTAAAGGAGAGAAGGTGTATggtatttttgatgttttcccCAAGTCACATGTCAAACATCTATGTACATAGAACATTATCTTACATTGTTGGAATTAAGTTCAGGGATGATAAGTGAAAATTCCAAAACCTGAATAAGtatcaaaagatttttttggcCATGTGTTATAAGAGAGAACGTCATTGTGCAGGTGAATCTTAGGTTCAGAGTATTGTATAGACAAAATAACCCTGTCTCCTCCAAAGTGGTCACTCCATTGAGTACTGAATCTAATTACACTGCTTCATTATTTGTAGCGCCAATTTTGGAGCCGTTGCTTTCGTGTTAACGCTGTTGTTCATGTCCACAACAACCTccataaaaaggtaaaaatggtCGGCAGACTTGTTCTTTCTGTTAAAGTGGTAGTGCGCTAGTATGCAGTTTTGCACGTAGCTTCTTTGTGCCTTTAAGGATGATACATCTGATCTGTTACCTGTTCGAGGTTCCCTTTGCTGATAGGTTTAGCCTGTTTGGGATGGCAATAACTGATCCTAGACCAGCTGTACGTCCAACAACCATTCAATGGAAGAAACCATTATTTCAAAGCTATGGGTGGGGCTATAGTGTAACGTAGTGTGCTTTAAATGCCTTAAATCGCTGCTTGCCCATTATTTATATACgaaatattttacttataattCTGTGATATCGTGTATTAGACTAGGGTTTTATACTTTAATTGTATTTTCCATTCCAAACAATAAGCGACCACCCCCTTAAACTCGAGCGCACGCCCAGCGTCCTGATGCTATATAAGCAGCTATGCAGTCGCTCCTCCATTGAAAATAACTGCCAAGAGCTTGATGGTGTATCTGCGGGGTTGTGAGAAGTAGTTTGTTTGTAATTAAAAACGTCAAACAAACTATAAGCTCATTTCCCCACGATTTAACCTCATATTTAGacgtgttatatatatatatatatatatataccaagaGTAACGACGAGAAAGAAGGTGTTAAGCGGACTGTCGAGGGGTGTGACTGAGTCAAACTGCCTAACGAGGAGGCACCGCGTCAGGCTATGAACCTGCGAAAGCcagtgacaaagaaaaaaacggaGAAGATTGTAAAAAGGTAGAGCATATCGAGATACTGAGGGTGAACCCCCTCGAGTCGAGAAACAAAACCTCCCCATTAAACGGGTGAGACTGTTCTTTGTTTCCTCGTCGGGAAGACGATGTGAAGAAGAttaagaggagagagagagagagagagagagagagaagataaCGCTATACGAAGACAGAATGTGTGGGAAGGGAATGATGTGCCACAGTGAAGTCCAGAGCCACGAGCTGTCAGTTAAACACGAGCTCAAGCACGAGGAGGAGTCGAAGAGAGCCAAGCACAGCTGGCACAGAAACGGAAGGAGGCGGTGGAACAGCGAAAGCGGAGATCTCCGCCAGGTTCTCCGCCGCAACCCGCCGAGACCACGGCGCTTCTCGGGCTCCGTGTCGCTCCGGCCGGCCAACGTCCGCGGCCGCCGCGCGCCAGGGATGCGCGCGCCACGCAACACCAACCAGTTCCTCATGCACGAGAAGTACCAGCTTATGCACATGCGCTCTGATTCAGTGGGCACGGACAGCTCATCCGACTGCGAGCTGGACCCCGCGGACATGGACTCGTACCTCGGGGTGCTCGAGAACGCCCGCGGCGCGCTGTTAGACAGCCCCGAGCTCTCGTTCACCGCCAGCCAGGCTTTCCACTTTTTCACGTTCCCTGAGCTCGAGCGAGAAGACAGCATGCAGTACTTTCCGTCCGAGAGTGACGTCATGCAGAGCGAAGACTTCATGCTGAGGGACTTTAAACAGTTCTGTGACACCGTGGCTTGTACATGAAACACTCGCCACAGGTAAACACAGTGTGTGGTGCACAGGCCAGCAGAACAACatgaacgttttttttaaaaataagatctTGTTATCAtgttgtg
Protein-coding regions in this window:
- the wu:fb55g09 gene encoding coiled-coil domain-containing glutamate-rich protein 1, producing MCGKGMMCHSEVQSHELSVKHELKHEEESKRAKHSWHRNGRRRWNSESGDLRQVLRRNPPRPRRFSGSVSLRPANVRGRRAPGMRAPRNTNQFLMHEKYQLMHMRSDSVGTDSSSDCELDPADMDSYLGVLENARGALLDSPELSFTASQAFHFFTFPELEREDSMQYFPSESDVMQSEDFMLRDFKQFCDTVACT